In a single window of the Coffea eugenioides isolate CCC68of chromosome 3, Ceug_1.0, whole genome shotgun sequence genome:
- the LOC113765477 gene encoding 60S ribosomal protein L18-2-like, which translates to MGIDLKAGGKVKKTKRTAPKSHDIYLKLLVKLYRFLVRRTGSRFNAVLLKRLFMSKTNKPPLSLSRLVKFMEGKEDKIAVLVGTVTDDTRVCEVPTLKVAALRFTERARARIEKAGGECLTFDQLALRAPLGQNTVLLRGPKNAREAVKHFGPAPGVPHSHTKPYVRSAGRKFERARGRRNSRGFRV; encoded by the exons ATG GGTATTGATTTGAAAGCCGGCGGCAAAGTTAAGAAGACTAAGCGTACCGCCCCCAAATCTCATGACATCTACCTCAAGCTCCTAGTCAAG TTGTACCGATTTTTGGTGAGGAGGACAGGGAGCAGGTTCAATGCTGTACTGCTGAAGAGGTTGTTCATGAGTAAGACCAATAAGCCTCCTCTGTCACTCTCCAGGCTTGTCAAGTTCATGGAAGGAAAG GAGGACAAAATTGCAGTGCTTGTTGGAACAGTAACTGATGATACTAGAGTGTGCGAAGTGCCAACTTTGAAGGTGGCTGCTTTGAGGTTCACAGAGAGGGCCAGAGCAAGAATTGAGAAGGCTGGAGGAGAGTGCTTGACCTTTGATCAGTTGGCCCTGAGGGCTCCTCTTGGTCAGAACACG GTTTTACTTAGAGGTCCAAAGAATGCACGCGAGGCCGTGAAACATTTTGGCCCAGCTCCCGGTGTGCCTCATAGCCACACCAAACCATATGTTAGGTCCGCGGGTAGGAAATTTGAGAGAGCTAGGGGAAGAAGAAATAGCAGAGGCTTTAGAGTTTGA
- the LOC113766807 gene encoding lipoamide acyltransferase component of branched-chain alpha-keto acid dehydrogenase complex, mitochondrial — protein sequence MLCRRMHQRKPWITCRRWLYSSTALTRPPVATGGPGQGPTTTLSLGSTSQASIFPCSTMSFLQYIKLNESNYEFGMRRCCFSTQVVVDSPVGGIVDIPLAQTGEGIAECELLKWFIQEGDEVEEFQPLCEVQSDKATIEITSRYKGKVSQILHVPGNIVKVGETLLKMIVDETACPMQTLHPLDNLDCNGLEGDSPSSVLQRSAIKKVLSTPAVRSLAKEYGIDINDVVGTGKDGRVLREDVLNYVAKKENIKDLTSLGAYSGEQSQVADNSFEGISGAYGWEFEDKTVTLRGYQRAMIKSMSSAAKIPHFHYVEEINCDALVELKSSFHNENSDPDVKFTFLPILIKSLSMAISKYPWLNSSLNEELNEVTLKGSHNVGVAMATPHGLVVPNIKKVQSLSILEITKELSRLQQLALANKLNPDDITGGTITLSNIGAIGGKFGSPLVNVPEVCIIALGRIQKVPQFAEDGNVYPMSVLTVNIGADHRVLDGATVARFCNEWKLYIEKPELLMLHMR from the exons ATGCTTTGCCGGCGAATGCATCAGCGGAAGCCATGGATTACCTGCCGGCGGTGGTTATACTCGTCTACTGCTCTTACTCGGCCGCCGGTGGCCACCGGTGGTCCTGGCCAAGGCCCAACAACCACTCTATCACTGGGTTCGACTTCCCAAGCTTCCATCTTCCCCTGCTCAACGATGTCGTTTCTGCAATACATTAAGCTCAATGAA TCAAATTACGAGTTTGGTATGAGAAGATGTTGCTTTTCAACTCAAGTTGTAGTTGATTCTCCGGTTGGTGGGATAGTTGATATTCCTTTGGCACAAACTGGAGAAGGTATTGCTGAATGTGAACTCCTGAAATGGTTTATTCAAGAG GGTGATGAAGTTGAAGAGTTTCAACCACTTTGTGAAGTTCAGAGTGACAAAGCTACCATCGAAATAACCAGCCGTTACAAAGGAAAAGTTTCTCAAATTCTCCATGTTCCTGGTAACATTGTAAAG GTTGGAGAAACACTATTGAAAATGATTGTTGATGAAACTGCTTGCCCTATGCAAACTTTGCATCCTTTGGATAATTTGGACTGCAATGGTCTTGAAGGTGATTCTCCCAGTTCTGTGCTTCAGAGGAGTGCCATTAAGAAAGTTCTGTCCACCCCTGCTGTTCGTAGTCTTGCAAAAGAATATGGTATTGATATAAATGATGTTGTTGGAACTGGTAAAGATGGAAGAGTGTTGAGAGAGGATGTCCTAAATTATGTTGCTAAGAAAGAAAATATTAAGGATTTAACATCTTTGGGTGCTTATTCGGGAGAGCAGTCACAGGTAGCTGACAACAGCTTCGAAGGTATTTCCGGCGCATACGGATGGGAATTTGAAGATAAGACTGTTACATTAAG GGGTTATCAACGTGCTATGATAAAGTCCATGTCATCAGCTGCTAAAATTCCTCATTTTCATTATGTGGAAGAAATAAATTGTGATGCACTTGTAGAGCTCAAATCTTCCTTTCATAATGAGAATTCTGATCCTGATGTCAAGTTCACTTTCCTTCCCATCTTGATAAAGTCACTTTCCATGGCAATCAGTAAGTATCCATGGCTGAACAGCAGCTTGAATGAAGAACTGAATGAGGTTACACTTAAAG GATCTCATAATGTTGGAGTTGCTATGGCTACTCCACATGGTTTGGTGGTACCAAATATTAAGAAGGTCCAATCTCTATCGATCTTGGAG ATAACAAAGGAATTATCACGGCTTCAACAATTGGCTTTGGCAAATAAACTTAACCCTGATGATATAACTGGTGGAACTATAACCTTAAGTAACATAGGGGCAATTGGTGGAAAGTTTGGTTCCCCACTAGTCAATGTGCCCGAAGTTTGCATCATTGCACTTGGCCGCATCCAGAAAGTTCCTCAGTTTGCTGAAGATGGAAATGTGTATCCTATGTCAGTCTTGACT GTTAATATTGGTGCTGATCATAGAGTCCTTGATGGGGCAACAGTTGCAAGGTTCTGCAATGAATGGAAGCTGTACATTGAAAAACCAGAGCTGTTGATGTTGCATATGAGGTGA
- the LOC113765499 gene encoding protein DETOXIFICATION 55, producing MRDISFPIFAIGLAGYLKNMISVTCMGRLGSLELAGGALAIGFTNITGYSVLSGLAMGMEPLCSQAFGSRNTSIASLILRRTILMLLVASLPIGLLWINLKPLMLRLHQDPEVVDISSIYCRFAIPDLIANSLLHPIRIYSRSKGITWPLLWCTLLAIILHLPITTFLTFNLHLGIQGIAISIYVTNFNTLFFLLAYLLYYTYAPSEALSKPLAPKSNSTSLGEDWRMLLRLSLPSCLAVCLEWWWYEIMTLLAGYLERPQVALATSAIVIQTTSLMYTLPSALSASISTRVGNELGAGRPYKARLATVVAIGLAFITSVFGFLLTTIGREAWGRIFTKDTEVLELTLATLPIIGLCELANCPQTTCCGVLRGTARPCTAAGINFYSFYLMGTPVAIALAFFWGQGFLGLCYGLLAAQVACMVSILTVISKTEWERESQKAVDLVGETCENRYQDEIAKCEEGHNSQKQNSFEKANGLRLK from the coding sequence ATGAGAGACATAAGTTTTCCCATATTTGCAATCGGCTTGGCTGGCTACCTGAAAAACATGATTTCAGTGACATGCATGGGAAGGCTAGGGAGCCTCGAGCTAGCAGGTGGAGCACTAGCTATTGGCTTCACCAACATCACTGGTTACTCTGTACTATCTGGTCTAGCCATGGGAATGGAGCCACTATGTAGCCAAGCTTTTGGCTCAAGAAATACAAGCATTGCGTCTCTCATTCTACGAAGAACAATTCTTATGCTACTTGTTGCATCCTTGCCTATTGGGTTGTTATGGATCAATCTCAAGCCTCTGATGTTACGTCTCCACCAAGACCCAGAGGTAGTAGATATTTCAAGCATCTACTGCCGGTTTGCAATCCCGGATCTTATTGCTAATAGCCTCCTTCATCCTATACGCATCTACTCACGAAGCAAGGGTATTACATGGCCACTCCTATGGTGCACTTTGCTTGCCATAATTCTTCACCTCCCAATCACCACCTTCTTAACCTTCAATCTTCATCTCGGAATTCAGGGAATTGCAATTTCGATCTATGTTACCAACTTTAACACCTTATTCTTCCTACTTGCTTACCTACTTTACTACACTTATGCACCAAGTGAGGCATTGTCTAAACCCCTAGCACCCAAATCAAATTCAACTTCGTTAGGGGAAGACTGGAGAATGCTACTTCGACTTTCCCTACCAAGTTGTCTGGCAGTTTGCTTAGAATGGTGGTGGTACGAGATAATGACACTTTTAGCTGGCTATCTTGAAAGACCTCAAGTTGCTCTTGCAACATCAGCTATAGTCATACAAACCACATCTCTCATGTACACACTGCCTTCAGCACTGAGTGCATCAATCTCAACGAGAGTAGGCAATGAACTCGGAGCAGGCAGGCCATACAAGGCACGTTTGGCAACAGTGGTTGCCATAGGCTTGGCCTTTATAACCTCAGTTTTTGGCTTCTTATTGACTACCATAGGGAGAGAAGCATGGGGGAGGATATTTACAAAAGACACTGAAGTCCTAGAGCTAACACTGGCCACACTACCCATAATTGGACTGTGTGAGCTGGCCAATTGTCCACAAACAACATGCTGTGGGGTGCTCAGAGGAACTGCTAGGCCCTGTACTGCTGCAGGTATTAATTTCTACTCCTTCTATTTGATGGGAACACCAGTAGCCATAGCATTAGCCTTTTTTTGGGGACAAGGGTTTTTGGGCCTGTGCTATGGGCTTTTAGCAGCTCAAGTGGCATGCATGGTCTCTATCCTGACAGTGATAAGCAAGACAGAATGGGAAAGAGAATCACAAAAAGCAGTAGACTTGGTTGGAGAAACTTGCGAAAATAGGTACCAAGATGAAATTGCCAAATGTGAAGAAGGACACAACTCTCAGAAACAGAATAGCTTTGAAAAGGCAAACGGATTAAGACTCAAATAG